GCTGATGATCACCCACTGTCCCTAGTCGGAGGATAATGACAAAGTAGACATGGCAACAACCTCTAACAAACTCTATGGTGCACGACTTAGACCCAATCCTCCCTGCCCCCAACCTGTCTCAAGCTGCTTTTGTGGCTGCCAGTGCTGATGTCATCGGACGAGTGACCATAGGTATGGGTGGCAGTATCTGGTATGGGGCTGTAGTGCGGGCAGATGTAGAGCGAATCGATATCGGTGCCCACACCAACGTCCAGGATGGAGCCGTGTTGCACGGTGATCCGGGAGAACCAACTATTTTAGAAGACTATGTGACTGTAGGTCATCGAGCAGTGATTCATAGTGCTCACATTCAGCGAGGTAGCCTAGTGGGCATTGGTGCAGTAGTGTTGAATGGTGTCACTGTGGGAGAGGGCAGCATTATTGGTGCAGGGGCAGTGGTGACTAAGGATGTGCCAGCACGATCGCTAGTCGTCGGTATTCCCGCAAAAGTAGTGCGATCGGTAACTGACGAAGAAGCTATGGAATTAATTGACCATGCCCAACGTTACGAAAAGCTAGCGCTGGTTCATGCAGGTCGCGGCACCGATATGGGATTCTAGGCCACCTAGCAGCACATCTCGCCTAGGATTACTGGAAGGAAGCAACCTACCACGAACTAATGGGCTATTTTGCTAGCTTTTGGAGAATTGGTACAACTTCCTGTTGAGGGCTATATCAAACGCTAAGGGAAGCTAACCAGTCAATGATCAGCGCATTCACCACGTCAGGACGCTCATCATGGGGACAGTGACCTGTATCAGGGATTGGTACAATTTGCACAGGGCTAGCAGTGTGCTCTTGAAAAGGGGTTGCCCCGCTAATCGGTGTCCAGGGGTCTGCTTCACCCCACAGCACTAGCAAGGGAGCTTGCACATGGGGCAATAGCTCACGGGGAGGGGTGCCAGGAGGTGCAGTCAGAATGGAGGCAAATACCTGCTGAGCACCAGGGTCGCAGGACGGAGCATAGAGCATATCCACCAGCTCGTCAGTGATCGCTTCAGAGTTACGGTAGACCTGGTGTAGAGTTGACCGAATCCGAGATTTTTGCCGGACGAGATTGAAGAGAAAACCGCCGATCGTAGGCGACGCGATCAATCGTGTAAACAGACCCATCACCAAGCGCAGAGGAGGACTGAGTTCGTCTGGGCGATGGTTAAGACCGCCAGCGCAGTTCAGCAACACGGCACCTTTTGTAATCTGAGGGAACTGGGCAGTCAGGGTTAAACTCAGTAAAGCTCCAATCGAGTTGCCAATCCACACGACAGCACTGCCAATCTGCTCTGTCCAGAAATCGTGAACCAATTGTGCCCAAAGGTCAATGCTATAGGCCAGTGCTGGTTTATCAGACGCTCCAAAACCCAGCAAATCTAGAGCATAAACCCGATAGCCAGCCGCTGCTAGCACTGGAATATTTTTGCGCC
Above is a window of Cyanobacteriota bacterium DNA encoding:
- a CDS encoding gamma carbonic anhydrase family protein; its protein translation is MVHDLDPILPAPNLSQAAFVAASADVIGRVTIGMGGSIWYGAVVRADVERIDIGAHTNVQDGAVLHGDPGEPTILEDYVTVGHRAVIHSAHIQRGSLVGIGAVVLNGVTVGEGSIIGAGAVVTKDVPARSLVVGIPAKVVRSVTDEEAMELIDHAQRYEKLALVHAGRGTDMGF
- a CDS encoding alpha/beta fold hydrolase translates to MTINLLTSATTLERSTWLWQGYRIQYTVHGEGLPLVLLHGFGASIGHWRKNIPVLAAAGYRVYALDLLGFGASDKPALAYSIDLWAQLVHDFWTEQIGSAVVWIGNSIGALLSLTLTAQFPQITKGAVLLNCAGGLNHRPDELSPPLRLVMGLFTRLIASPTIGGFLFNLVRQKSRIRSTLHQVYRNSEAITDELVDMLYAPSCDPGAQQVFASILTAPPGTPPRELLPHVQAPLLVLWGEADPWTPISGATPFQEHTASPVQIVPIPDTGHCPHDERPDVVNALIIDWLASLSV